Genomic DNA from Roseofilum reptotaenium CS-1145:
CTTAAATGTCTACAACTGTCGTTACTGTTCCGGCACGCCGCAAGCCATAGAATGCCAAGAAATTCGCTGGGTTACCTTAGAAGAATTAGACCAATTTCCCTTTCCCAAAGCTAATCTGAAAATTATTGAAGCCCTACGCGAGCAGGGAATAGGGTATAAGCAATAGCTTGTATTGCTAACTTTCTGCCCCAGTCTCAAAAATCGTGACACAATACGGTATAGTTTCAACCTTTGTCTACTCTTCCCTGCTCTCTATGGCTGATTCAACCCGTCGTAAATCTAAACCTATTGTCCTCACCTCCCATCCTCGCAGCAGTGGGGCAAAACCGATCGCCATTGATTGGGGTAATTCCGATCCGATTGCCAGAGGGCCGGTAATTGCTACATTAACCAATCCTGCTCACCGGAATGTGATAGGAACCCATTCCGGTTCCTATGCCATTTATCGCGCCCTAGCGGTTGCTCGTCAAGCGCTAAATCCAGAACATCGAGCGGATCTAACCAATACTGCACCCGTGGCAGACATTGGCCCCCATTCCAGTTGGACCGATCGAGATAAAATTGTTTCTCTAGACCCTTTTGGCGCTCGTGTGGGTGACATTTATACGCAATTCTACGAACAAGGAATCGATATTCGGCCAACGATCGCCATTACCCAAGCCCATATCAATATGCCCGAACTTCAGGAAGCCCTCAGTCAGGGACGGTTGCACGTTGATGGCCAGATCTTAAAGGAAGGTGGGGATTTAGTCGTGGTCAAAGCGGCGATCGAACCGGTGTGGTATTTACCGGGAATCGCCAAACGTATTGGGGTAGAGGAAATGGATCTGCGTCATGCTCTGTTTGAACAGACAGGGGGCATGTTTCCCGAGTTGGTGACCCGGCCGGATTTGGTATTATACTTACCCCCCATCGGTGGTTCAACGGTGTATTTGATTGGCGATTTAAGGGCAATTGCGGATCGAGATCGTCCCATCGCTGTTCGCGTCCATGATGAGTGCAATGGTTCTGATGTCTTTGGCTCCGATATTTGCACCTGTCGTCCCTATCTTGCCCATGGGATTGAAGTCTGTATTCGGACTGCCCAAGAAGGGGGCTTAGGGGTCATTGTCTATTTCCGGAAGGAAGGTCGTGCCCTGGGTGAAGTCACGAAGTTTCTAGTCTATAATGCTCGCAAACGCCAGGAAGGAGGCGATCGAGCAACCGCCTATTTTGAGCGCACCGAATGTGTAGCGGGAGTTCAAGATATGCGCTTTCAGGAATTTATGCCCGATGTCTTGCATTGGTTAGGTTTAACCCGCATTGACCGGTTGGTGTCCATGAGTAACCTGAAATATGATGCGATTACCAATTCAGGAATTGAAGTCATTGAGCGTGTTCCCATTCCTCCTGAGTTAATTCCCAAAGATGCACAAGTCGAAATTACGGCCAAGCGGGCGGCTGGATATTATGCACCGGAAGAAGTTCCTGATCTAGCCATGCTAGAAGAAACGTTAGGTCGGGGGTTAGAGGGATAGGGATTAATTCCCATCCATTAGCATAAATGACCAATTCAACGAACTGGATAGGATGCGGCGTTGAAATAACCTGAGTTCGGGATAAGAGAATTTGACCACTGATTTAATGATGGCATGGGAATTGAGACCAATTTAGAATCAGGATTTCAGCTTATCCAGAACCCAGGCGATCATGACAAATGAGATTAATTAGCAAGCCTCAAACTGACGATTATGCAAAATGGGTATGAATTGTCCCCATTCCCAGTCACTATCAGGTGCAGATTCTTCTCGGATGAGTTTTTCTGCCCAGTTAGGAGATTCTGATTTATATTCACCGTCCCAAGCTTCATGGGTAGAAGGGGAAGGAGACGAATTTCGGGTTTTAAGGATGTTGTTCATAGTTGGCTGCTTCAGTACTCAGGTAGATGCCTGCTTTTTCTCAGTCAGTTCACTTAATCTCTT
This window encodes:
- a CDS encoding GTP cyclohydrolase II: MADSTRRKSKPIVLTSHPRSSGAKPIAIDWGNSDPIARGPVIATLTNPAHRNVIGTHSGSYAIYRALAVARQALNPEHRADLTNTAPVADIGPHSSWTDRDKIVSLDPFGARVGDIYTQFYEQGIDIRPTIAITQAHINMPELQEALSQGRLHVDGQILKEGGDLVVVKAAIEPVWYLPGIAKRIGVEEMDLRHALFEQTGGMFPELVTRPDLVLYLPPIGGSTVYLIGDLRAIADRDRPIAVRVHDECNGSDVFGSDICTCRPYLAHGIEVCIRTAQEGGLGVIVYFRKEGRALGEVTKFLVYNARKRQEGGDRATAYFERTECVAGVQDMRFQEFMPDVLHWLGLTRIDRLVSMSNLKYDAITNSGIEVIERVPIPPELIPKDAQVEITAKRAAGYYAPEEVPDLAMLEETLGRGLEG